One segment of Carya illinoinensis cultivar Pawnee chromosome 1, C.illinoinensisPawnee_v1, whole genome shotgun sequence DNA contains the following:
- the LOC122289247 gene encoding GATA transcription factor 8-like, whose translation MIGPNFMDEIDCGSFFDHIEDLLDFPGEGVDVEAGLGSTDCNSFPSLWPTQSESLPNSASVFSANSASDLSAELSVPYEDIVQLEWLSNFVEDSFAGGSLTMKKEDSSIKKESSHHPFQTSSPVSVLDSSSSCSVEKNVPRSPETITPGRCGRARSKRPRPATFNPRPAIQLISPSSSVTETPQPFLAPNKVSSDSESFAESSLSIKIPKQVTAEHKKKKKMKLTVPHGPVETNQNSPLQAVRKCMHCEITKTPQWRAGPMGPKTLCNACGVRYKSGRLYPEYRPAASPTFIPSVHSNSHKKVIEMRNKFGEKAAITATRPNVTALPELIPNTNSNLGLDYM comes from the exons ATGATCGGACCGAACTTCATGGACGAGATAGACTGCGGCAGCTTCTTCGATCACATCGAGGACCTGTTGGACTTCCCAggcgagggcgtggacgtggaaGCCGGGCTCGGCAGCACGGACTGTAACTCCTTCCCCAGCCTTTGGCCGACACAGTCCGAGTCGTTACCCAATTCCGCGTCGGTCTTCTCCGCCAACAGTGCGTCGGACCTCTCCGCCGAGCTGTCCGTTCCG TACGAAGACATTGTTCAGCTTGAATGGCTTTCAAACTTCGTCGAGGATTCCTTTGCTGGTGGAAGCCTTACCATGAAGAAAGAAGACTCCTCCATCAAGAAGGAATCATCCCACCACCCGTTCCAGACTTCAAGCCCTGTTTCTGTCCTTGACAGCAGCAGCTCCTGTTCTGTTGAGAAGAATGTGCCGCGCAGCCCAGAAACAATCACCCCTGGCCGCTGTGGGCGGGCTCGCAGCAAGCGTCCTCGCCCTGCAACCTTCAATCCACGCCCTGCAATCCAACTTATTTCCCCCTCCTCCTCTGTTACTGAGACACCTCAGCCATTCCTTGCACCAAATAAAGTCTCTTCCGATTCTGAGAGTTTTGCAGAGTCTAGCCTGTCTATCAAGATACCAAAACAAGTCACAGCAGAGcacaagaagaaaaagaaaatgaaattgacAGTGCCACATGGACCTGTAGAGACCAATCAGAATTCACCTTTGCAAGCTGTCAGGAAATGTATGCATTGTGAGATAACTAAGACTCCACAATGGAGGGCAGGACCAATGGGGCCTAAAACACTATGCAATGCGTGTGGTGTCCGCTACAAGTCAGGTCGGCTCTACCCTGAATACCGGCCTGCAGCAAGCCCGACATTTATTCCATCCGTGCACTCCAATTCCCATAAGAAGGTGATTGAAATGAGAAACAAGTTTGGGGAGAAGGCTGCAATAACGGCAACACGACCCAACGTGACTGCCTTGCCAGAACTTATTCCGAATACAAATAGCAACCTTGGACTTGATTACATGTAG